A genomic segment from Bacteroidota bacterium encodes:
- a CDS encoding tetratricopeptide repeat protein, which translates to MRKIYFLLFSFLFSISIQAQTADEYFVSAFQKFQKNDFAGALDDYTKVIAAKPDYADAWFNRAICYDKLNKIEEALTDYNQVIFLQPDDANAYLNRGMIYDQLGKIKLALVDLDKAIKLNPDLASAWYRRAVIYEKMNADTLAEKDFKKYLSFYPYSTSANYYLANLYDKMEELEAAIFCYTKVLLVDTTNAKAWYYRAYDYDLISKPELAINDYTKAIAADANYIDAYFNRAFLYDDLGQFDKAVADYEKVITLQPDALDAYYNMGLAKISMGRKREGCAAFKYAADRGDKASKKFWSVNCKQK; encoded by the coding sequence ATGAGAAAAATTTACTTCCTGCTATTTTCGTTTTTATTTTCAATATCAATTCAGGCCCAAACGGCGGATGAGTACTTTGTTTCTGCATTTCAAAAATTCCAGAAAAATGACTTTGCCGGAGCGCTTGATGATTATACGAAAGTAATCGCAGCAAAGCCTGACTATGCCGACGCATGGTTCAACCGTGCCATTTGCTATGATAAACTCAACAAGATTGAGGAAGCCCTGACAGATTATAATCAGGTTATTTTTCTTCAGCCTGATGATGCAAACGCCTACTTGAACAGGGGAATGATATACGATCAGCTGGGCAAAATTAAACTCGCATTGGTCGATCTTGACAAAGCCATAAAGCTGAACCCCGACCTGGCTTCCGCATGGTACAGAAGAGCCGTGATTTATGAAAAAATGAATGCCGATACACTGGCCGAAAAGGATTTTAAAAAGTACCTGAGTTTTTATCCATACAGCACCAGCGCTAATTATTATTTGGCAAATCTGTATGATAAAATGGAAGAACTGGAAGCGGCTATTTTTTGCTACACCAAGGTGTTGCTCGTTGATACCACCAATGCAAAGGCCTGGTATTACAGGGCATATGATTATGACCTTATCAGTAAACCCGAACTTGCTATTAATGATTATACGAAGGCAATTGCTGCCGATGCAAATTATATTGACGCCTATTTTAACCGTGCTTTTCTGTACGACGATTTGGGCCAGTTTGATAAAGCGGTGGCTGATTATGAAAAAGTAATTACGCTGCAGCCCGATGCTCTGGACGCCTATTATAATATGGGTCTGGCTAAAATCAGCATGGGGCGGAAACGCGAAGGCTGTGCTGCTTTCAAATATGCTGCAGACAGGGGAGACAAAGCTTCAAAAAAATTCTGGTCGGTTAACTGTAAACAAAAATGA
- a CDS encoding DUF4492 domain-containing protein codes for MKGIGNIAKKVFLFYYEGIRNSSTGRKLFLVIAIKLFIMFIILKMFFFHDFLKSNFSNDNERGNYVIEQLTKESK; via the coding sequence ATGAAGGGTATAGGAAACATAGCAAAAAAAGTGTTCTTGTTCTATTACGAAGGGATACGCAATTCATCTACAGGACGAAAGCTGTTTCTTGTAATTGCTATCAAACTGTTTATTATGTTCATTATATTAAAGATGTTTTTCTTCCACGATTTTTTAAAATCAAATTTCAGTAATGACAATGAGCGTGGAAATTATGTGATTGAACAACTAACTAAAGAATCAAAGTAA